The Tubulanus polymorphus chromosome 1, tnTubPoly1.2, whole genome shotgun sequence genome contains a region encoding:
- the LOC141915487 gene encoding putative Ufm1-specific protease 1, whose amino-acid sequence MTSLKENVHQYLPAAVSNDDKVEIYLTRGDYQYYHYGCDGVNDYGWGCGYRTLQSLASWIRKQQIRNNQMNVADVPSIRNIQELLSAMGDKESSFIGSKLWIGSVEVGLVLDKVYDTPCKIVHIHSGSELHKYVDEIKQHFVKFGCPIMMGGNTDNSSKGIMGLKTDGMNSSLLIVDPHFVGNVEREKLISEGFVHWRNISDFDQNSFYNLCMPQLKGLQ is encoded by the exons atGACGTCACTGAAAGAGAATGTTCATCAGTATTTACCGGCCGCTGTATCTAATGATGATAAGGTAGAGATCTATCTGACTCGTGGTGATTATCAGTATTATCATTATGGATGTGATGGCGTCAATGACTAC GGCTGGGGATGCGGGTATCGGACTCTACAATCATTAGCATCATGGATCAGAAAACAGCAAATACGGAATAATCAGATGAATGTTGCAGACGTTCCATCgattagaaatattcaagaattACTCAGCGCGATGGGTGATAAAGAATCTTCTTTTATCGGCTCTAAACTATGGATTGGTAGCGTCGAAGTCGGCTTAGTTTTAGATAAAGTCTACGAT ACTCCATGTAAAATAGTCCACATCCACAGTGGATCGGAGCTTCATAAATACGTAGATGAAATTAAAcaacattttgtcaaattcgGCTGTCCGATTATGATGG GTGGAAACACAGATAATTCATCAAAAGGAATTATGGGTTTAAAAACAGATGGGATGAATTCCAGTTTATTGATCGTG gatcCACATTTTGTAGGGAATGTTGAACGTGAGAAACTGATTTCTGAAGGATTTGTTCATTGGAGAAATATCAGTGATTTTGATCAGAATTCGTTTTATAATCTATGTATGCCACAATTAAAAGGTCTgcaataa